From the genome of Triticum aestivum cultivar Chinese Spring chromosome 3B, IWGSC CS RefSeq v2.1, whole genome shotgun sequence, one region includes:
- the LOC123067725 gene encoding GDSL esterase/lipase At4g10955-like, with product MASHVHPADADRFDVSVPMRMISPGTRIDWDREEHRRCIAACLVKGTYVLENDRTLCRIEPKALAPAWWKSFHFDLVDVLTDRSFMHRRDQFIFGAIFEHVAPAPRHPSAPRYIVAFRGTMPLHPKAVHDFCLDFKVIFNTLPDSKRCKRARLGVESLLPADSDVWLTGHSLGASVALDVGRAMMLDSKQGRNLPTFLFNPPQVSLAPVINKLLLSEPVKTKLHDANNLLKAGLGLVLSPHRRHMEEVFQKLSPWVPSLYVHDKDIVCQGFIDHFEQRRQLDKSFHGLAGSAVKLSYRDMLYSFVRSKEKELPHLLPSATLWRNSSMDKDVNWLHRRFHAHELQQWWKADADLGLSPSSYSL from the exons GGACAGGGAGGAGCACCGGCGCTGCATCGCCGCCTGCCTTGTCAAAGGGACGTACGTGCTCGAGAACGACAGGACACTGTGCAGGATAGAGCCGAAAGCGCTGGCGCCGGCGTGGTGGAAGAGCTTCCACTTCGACCTGGTGGACGTGCTCACAGACCGCTCGTTCATGCATAGGCGTGATCAATTCATCTTCGGCGCCATCTTTGAGCACGTGGCCCCGGCTCCTCGCCACCCATCCGCTCCGCGCTACATCGTCGCCTTCCGAGGAACCATGCCGCTGCATCCCAAGGCGGTGCATGACTTCTGCCTCGACTTCAAGGTCATCTTCAACACGCTGCCCGACTCAAAGCGCTGCAAGCGCGCGCGCCTCGGGGTGGAGAGCCT cCTGCCCGCCGACTCCGACGTCTGGCTCACGGGGCACTCTCTCGGCGCCTCGGTGGCACTAGACGTGGGGCGGGCTATGATGCTGGACAGCAAGCAAGGGCGCAACCTGCCGACCTTCCTCTTCAACCCGCCTCAGGTGTCGCTGGCTCCGGTGATCAACAAGCTGCTCCTgtcggagccggtgaagacgaagCTGCATGACGCCAACAACCTCCTGAAGGCTGGTCTCGGGCTGGTCCTGAGTCCCCAccggaggcacatggaggaggtcTTCCAGAAGCTGTCGCCGTGGGTACCCAGTCTGTACGTCCATGACAAGGACATCGTGTGCCAGGGCTTTATCGACCACTTCGAGCAGCGGAGGCAGCTCGATAAGAGCTTCCACGGTCTCGCCGGGTCCGCCGTAAAGCTTTCGTACCGTGACATGCTCTACTCGTTCGTGCGTTCCAAGGAGAAGGAGCTGCCGCACCTTCTGCCGTCGGCGACGCTGTGGAGGAACTCAAGCATGGACAAGGACGTCAACTGGCTCCACCGGCGGTTCCACGCGCACGAGCTGCAGCAGTGGTGGAAAGCGGATGCCGACCTCGGGTTAAGTCCCAGCAGCTATAGCCTATAG